A region of Rhodamnia argentea isolate NSW1041297 chromosome 9, ASM2092103v1, whole genome shotgun sequence DNA encodes the following proteins:
- the LOC115740801 gene encoding late embryogenesis abundant protein At1g64065-like: MAGEDPTRPIAPAGTHLRSDDVELASFAKPPPRRNQRRSSKCFVYALALIVILCAASLGFALTVLRVKTPELRLRHVDVRTLSYSTTATTASSSASLNATLVGEAVLRNTNFGRFEFLNGTAVSVIYGGTALGGGKISGGRARAREREKVTVKMEVRSSELAADGRKNLTSDVGSGMVKLTSYAKMRGRVTVVGWIKRWRTAEMNCTMSLDLRGRMVRDLRCN; encoded by the coding sequence ATGGCTGGAGAAGACCCGACCCGCCCGATCGCGCCCGCCGGAACCCACCTCCGGAGTGACGACGTGGAGCTTGCGTCCTTCGCCAAGCCCCCGCCTCGCCGCAACCAGCGGCGCAGCAGCAAGTGCTTCGTCTACGCCCTCGCCCTGATCGTCATCCTCTGCGCCGCCTCCCTAGGTTTTGCCCTCACCGTCCTCCGTGTCAAGACCCCCGAGCTCAGGCTCCGCCACGTCGACGTCAGGACCCTCAGCTACTCCACCACCGCGACGACGGCCTCCTCGTCGGCTTCCTTGAACGCCACGCTGGTCGGCGAGGCCGTCCTCAGGAACACGAACTTCGGGAGGTTCGAGTTCTTGAACGGCACGGCGGTGAGCGTGATCTACGGAGGGACGGCGTTGGGCGGAGGGAAGATCAGTGGAGGGAGAGCGAGggcgagggagagggagaaggtGACGGTGAAGATGGAGGTGAGGTCGAGCGAGCTGGCGGCGGATGGAAGAAAGAACCTGACCAGCGACGTCGGTTCTGGGATGGTGAAGCTCACGAGCTACGCGAAGATGAGAGGGAGAGTGACGGTCGTGGGGTGGATCAAGAGGTGGCGCACGGCAGAGATGAACTGCACCATGAGCCTTGATTTGCGCGGCCGGATGGTCCGGGATTTGCGGTGTAACTGA
- the LOC115740802 gene encoding late embryogenesis abundant protein At1g64065-like, with the protein MEKNQQMNPLAPSSAQNPSNDQESLRNHMEQERRQKRLKLAAYIAAFTVFQVIVILVFVLVIMKVRTPKFRVGTPRIQALTTSTAGSGSPSFNMTILAPIRLKNPNFGPYKYDSTTIVFAYGDATVGRVAIPKDKADFKSTKKIDATVTLSSSSLSGTSNSSLGTELSSGVLTLTSSANLNGKFQLMLIFKKKKSTSMDCTMKIDVSAQTVQSVTCK; encoded by the coding sequence ATGGAGAAGAACCAGCAAATGAATCCTCTTGCGCCATCAAGTGCCCAAAACCCTAGCAATGACCAAGAGTCCTTGAGAAATCACATGGAGCAAGAGAGGCGCCAGAAGAGGCTCAAGTTGGCAGCCTACATCGCCGCCTTCACCGTGTTCCAGGTCATCGTCATCCTCGTCTTCGTCCTCGTGATCATGAAGGTCCGCACCCCAAAGTTCCGCGTCGGGACGCCCCGCATCCAGGCCCTCACCACCTCCACCGCCGGGTCGGGCTCCCCGTCCTTCAACATGACCATCCTTGCGCCCATCAGGCTCAAGAACCCCAACTTCGGCCCTTACAAGTACGACTCCACCACCATCGTCTTCGCCTACGGCGATGCTACTGTGGGGCGGGTCGCGATCCCTAAGGACAAGGCCGACTTCAAGTCCACGAAGAAGATCGACGCCACGGTCACGTTGAGCTCCAGCTCGTTGTCCGGAACTTCGAATTCGAGCCTCGGGACCGAGCTGAGTTCTGGGGTCCTGACTCTGACGAGCTCAGCGAATCTGAACGGTAAGTTCCAGCTGATGCTcatcttcaagaagaagaagtccaCGAGCATGGATTGCACCATGAAGATCGACGTCTCTGCACAAACCGTTCAATCGGTGACTTGTAAATGA
- the LOC115740779 gene encoding late embryogenesis abundant protein At1g64065-like, whose translation MNGSRNNTKCLANVAAFVIFQAAVVLIFAFTVMRVRSPKVGLGAVTVDSFSAGDETSSPSFNMRITAQVTVKNTNFGHFRYGNGTMSLAYNGMVVGDAAIVKGTRAKARETTKFNVTVDVTSGRLASTASLGADVNSGVSMLSGDGKVRGKVELLKMMKRRKSGVMDCTLNVNLATRAVITKCK comes from the coding sequence ATGAACGGAAGCCGAAACAACACGAAATGCCTCGCCAACGTCGCGGCCTTTGTGATCTTCCAGGCTGCTGTCGTCTTGATCTTCGCCTTCACCGTGATGCGTGTGCGCAGCCCCAAAGTAGGCCTTGGTGCGGTGACGGTCGACAGCTTCAGCGCCGGCGACGAAAcgtcttctccttccttcaacATGAGGATCACCGCGCAAGTCACCGTGAAGAACACCAACTTCGGCCACTTCAGGTACGGGAACGGCACGATGAGCCTTGCGTACAACGGCATGGTGGTCGGGGATGCCGCTATCGTGAAGGGCACCCGTGCCAAGGCCAGGGAAACCACAAAGTTCAACGTGACAGTCGACGTGACCTCGGGCCGGCTTGCAAGCACGGCAAGCCTTGGGGCGGACGTGAACTCGGGGGTGTCGATGCTGAGCGGCGACGGGAAGGTGAGGGGCAAAGTCGAGTTgctgaagatgatgaagaggaggaagagcgGCGTGATGGATTGCACGTTGAACGTGAATTTAGCCACCCGTGCCGTGATTACTAAGTGCAAGTGA